One Nothobranchius furzeri strain GRZ-AD chromosome 7, NfurGRZ-RIMD1, whole genome shotgun sequence genomic window, TCTTCTTCTTCCTGTAAGACTGGTGGGGCAGTGCCCCAGCAGACAGGCCGCCACTGTCCATTGGTTCATATGAAGGGGGAGGGGCTTAAAGGGTTCTGCAGTGCCAATGTGGCTGTAATAAGTGTTTTAATATagtgcctttcaaaataaaattcacaaGAAACTacacaaaaaaataaagtaaacaaaACCAGAATAAACAAAAACAGAGACCGATATACAGAAATGATTTCAAACatctcagaatatatatatatatatatatatatatatatgaatatatatatatatatattttttcagccAAGTTCAGCTGCTTTAGTGGGATCTCCACCTGGTGATTGACATGCAGGTCAGAAGTTCAAACAGAAAACACAACAAACTCTTCAGTTTAAAGAAGAACTTTAATGTGTTAAATATGAAGTAGAAAACAGAAAAACCAACAACACAAATTAGAAGTCAGAACATCCAACTCTCACCCACATTTGAATGCAGGATTCTTTCCTTTTATtaacttttgtttgttttctaatTCAATTTCACGCCTAGAAACTTTTAAACAAGCTCAATAAATAAAATTATCTGTCACTAGTGTTGATATTAAAATCACACTGACCAGATCTGTCTGAATAAACAGGAATAAGGATTTCTTTAGTTTTAAATATCTTTATGAATAAATTAAAGGAAGGAAGGAGCGCCCCctgtcagcgtgtgtgtgtgtgtgtgtgtgtgcacgcgcgccttCAGGCCCAGAGTCCATCCGTAGAACCGGATTTCACATCTGTATGTTTTTAAATGTGCCTTTTAAACCGTTGTTGTTGGTCTCATCAGACTCCACAGCCGTGTTCTCCAGACCGTACACCTTCTCTTTCATCCTGCCGTCCGAATCCAGGGTCCGGCCCTCACAGTCCGCGTCGGCAGACCCTTTCCCAAAAAACCTTTTGTAGGCCTGGAAACCTGCAGAGGATGAACAGCCACCAGTTAATGAACAGTTTTAAAGGGATTTAGGAGTTTTTATGTCAAACTAATTTAAAGCAACAGCCTGGAGAACTTCAGATGTCAGAGAGGAACAAACTCATCCTGCATACATAACCACTGAAACTAGAAGCTTGAAAAAGTAACGATGATCTGAGCTGTTTTTGCACTTTGACCTCAAAATAAGATCATTCCTGACGTTTGATTTGAAAATGTTCAGATGAATCTCACCCCCCACAGAAAAGACAGCCGCAGCCAGCTGGAAGATGCTGTAGATGAGCGGAAACGCAAACATGACCTCCAGCTCTGCTGGGCTGAAGGACAGCTGGACAATGGTGCTGCACAACTGGGAGTTCTGGAAGCCCGTCTCCAGGGCGATGGTTCGACATCTGAACGTGTAAACAGGTTCTTAGCAATAAAACGGTTACAAACACAGAAATGATCAGACTCAGGTCCCCCACCTGTCCCAGGGCTGACCCACAAAGCGGGCCAGCAGGAAGCCCAAACTGAATCCGATGAAGGGATAGATGGTTCCAATTATCCATAAGGAGGGGGCGATGTTCCAGGAGGACTGGTAGAGGACTCCTCCAACCACggctatgatgatgatgagaagaaAACCAGCTATAGACCCCACCTGTATAACAAACTCTTCATTAAATTCCATCCAGAACTTTTGTTTCCCATCAGCGGGTTGGTCAGTGAAACGTTCCCACCTTGAGGATCTTTTTGGCCACACGAGGCCACTTGTTCTTCACGTACATCCCCACAGCGATGGGGATCAAAAGGGCTGCTAATGTGATTCCTGAGAAAACACGAGGAAAAGAAGACAAATGTCAAACTTACCCACAATCCTCTCTGGTCCTGAAACGCAAAGATGTGTGATGGATGTTTTAATGGCTCACACACCGATGCTGTCAAAGGGGACCTTGATGGTGTCACTGGAAGTCCAAACGCTGGTGTAGATGAACAGGCAGAGAGGCATCATGCCCAGAGCCAAGATGGAGGAGCAGGCAGTCATGCTGATGCTGCAGGGAGAAGAACCAACAACCATGATCAGGTAGCGGACCTAGCCGGGAAACGGCTCCACCGCCCCTCAACACAAACCAAATAAAAATGGCTGTCAATGTGCTTTCATTCAGGGAATAACGGGATGAGTGTTCAGCCTCCAGGAAGAGTTCTGGGCCAGTCCTGGACTCGGCATTCCAACCATTGATCCTACTGGATGATTCATAGAGCTTCCCTCCTACTCGGTAAGGTGCCCCCACCTCGTTTGGAAATCAACATGTCTTCCAAACCTCCAACGCCCAGCTGAAGGACTGGATTGCTCTACTAACTGGTCAGACATTTTTTATGAAGCACCCAAGAGAAAAACCAGAAGGACACACTGGGATCAGTGGGACCAGTCCAAGGGTCAGAGTTGCTAACTGGATCTAAACCATGTTAAAACACTCTGATGTCAGTTCAATAGGAAGAAACTATGAAATAAGTCAGGTGAAAGCACACCTGTCCCCAGGTCCCTGTCTCACCTCAGGTCCATGTCTCCGTCCAGCCAGTAGCAGATGATGTTTGAGCCCGAGCCTCCGGGACAGCAGcccatgatgatgatgacgacggccTGGACGGGCAGCACCCCAAAGGCCAGCGACAGCGCGAAGGCCGTGAAAGGCATGATGCCAAACTGGCACAGGAAGCCAATGACTATGCCCCAAGGCCTCCTGATGTGGCTCCACAGCTTCTTGGAGTCCACGGTGCAGCCCATGGAGAACATGACCATGGCGAGCATCACCGTGAGCACGATGCTCAGCACCAGGCTCAAGATGGCGTTAAAGTCACTGGGAGGAACCAGGCAGTTTGTGCCTGAGCAGATCGTGGCCCGAGGGTCACAGGTCAGCATCCCGAGAGCTGGCTTCAGGCTGGACATCATGGAAAACATCATGGACTTCCTAAACTCTGCACAATGACTCCAGCGTGTCCCCTGTCCCAGTCCAAGAAGGCGAGGAAGAGTCCAGCCCACTGCTCTTTAAGCCCTCATCCCCTCTCAAAAAAACCTGGGTGTGAAAAGCAGGAAGAAAGAAAAATCAAACGTTAACCAATAGTTGATGTTTTATGGGGTCAGTGTTCAGATGAACGAGTGTGCATAAAATCTGCGCCGAACCCAGAACGCTCCAACTTTTATAGACTTTTAAACTTTAACGGAATGCCgtgcaccatcatcatcctcactgcCAGCAGGGGAGAAAGATGCGTACGCATAGGAAACCTCATCAATCATTCCCAGTTAAATCACCGCTTCAGCTTCTTTAAAACCATAAATAACTCCAGGGAGATTTTTATAGAAATCCTGGGAAAATGGTTTAGGGAAGTTTCTGCCCTCACACGGGGGTTCTGCGGACTTTAGGACCACATCTGTTCCAGGGACTTCCAGAGACCTTACAGAGGGGACGGGTCCCGGAGACAAACCGCTTCTGTTGGACCTCGATGTTAGGGTCAGAACATCTTTAGGTTCTGGAGACGGAGCGGGAATGTTTTACTCTGAAAAGCTGAAACAGGTTTgatcaaaatgaaactcataaaaAAGGAATAGCTTAAAAACTTACTTCAgcaaaatgaaagaaaaataatttttttttcctgATTCAAAATCGTAAAAGCAATAAAAGAAGCAAAATACCAGGAGGAGAAACAATGAAACAGGTAATCCCACCAGTGTCACaccttgtcctgtctccccttttggtttagtcctgtgtctctgttaattgctcccacctgcctctcgtttcccaatcacccaagctcccagccctcctgtatttaaaccccttcagttctgtgtctcgtgttggGTCATTGCTTCTGTCCTGCGTGCTCCATATTAAAGTTCTTGTAAAACGTCCTAcctaacatacatacatacatacatacatacatacatacatacatacctacCTACCTGTCTACCTGTCTTCCTCACCCCGTTTGGATCCTCGCCTCATCTCCGCTTCGCTCACCGGCACGGTAGTGACAACCAGATTATGTAGTCTAATCCCATAGAGGTGAAACGGTTTTCCTATGGAAGTTTGACATCAGAAGAAGGATAATGTTTAACTCTAAAGGGCAACTATCTGGTTGACCTTCAACACCAAGAATAAACATTCAGTGTTTCTCCGCTCTTGTGACTCTATTTAATGGAATTAATCTGAGATTTCCAGAAGGCTCAGGAACAGAAAcgtgtagcggtcacactttaaAACGTGATgatttatgaccaataagatgtgatgattccatataaatatgaaatatcaatctgatctttgaatgtttaatcagaagattctggtTACTTTTACTTGGTCAGGGATCatgttaattcagacagagtcaggtataaagttaaaaaggaattttattcttttctaaactaattataatacatgacaaaatatgaataatgagatgtgatggagtggatatgcggtgatggagtgtgatgtgtaggtggtgtgctgtaagctagatgtttatcagaatctttgaatctgaaagaaattgtgaaatctgggtgtaaaataatttgttgtcagctataaactagagttgattattaataaaactgcATCAGACAcagtctgttgtgtctacaatccctggcggagacccccagtggatccggactgtcagaagttgGGTGGAATTCACGGCACCGGGATTTCGTAGATCAACTCCGAtgcgacccgtccagtcttgagatgtctccaggtcacaacagtagctggaatgctggtCTGCATCCAAactggatgtggctcttagggagccgtctggctgtgtcagcttgcagcgtgcaaacaggtttttgacTGCATGTACAAATAAGAtttctcaaggatgcttgtttcgaactggccggttcggaactctgtcagaaactgaataactcgggaagtaattcctgttttattaaactactttgttatgatttctggccattctggtaaatcagaatttgacacatttatgagtatttaccaacatcccacagaaagccacgccctcctcagacACTAAAATATTtctaaccttaatatgtatcttatgaagatgtgtatgagtgtaaacaacgattaacttgttaaatcaaacacataatgATTTGTGatttaaatggatcattgtaagaacaatattcatttcaaatgaattgatttaagcacaggttattcaaacatttggttTAAACATCTtgctcattcatcacatatgattatttaacttatgagttgtaaagtcttgtaggattcgtgtggattccctttttattcagagtgaggaatccagcagtctgagatgagggaggaAAGGGCTTTTGTGGGAGACCCTGACAGTTTATGTacgtctgcgttgaagaacaataagtgagtaAAAGGTTGATGTGTACGTctgaatcctccagctggtgtgacCTTGACTTTGCAGTTCTGGTGTGTATGAGAGGTTAGtgtgtcaattcgatggtgaaagTTGACCCTTTTTATTCATAACAAGCGTTAGCCGGACTTTAATCCAGACAAAGCTGATTAAGTTTTAATGATGGGAAATTCAACTAATGTAATAAAACATGAACAtaataaaggtcaaagaacaggGCTGAATGTACAAACCCCAacaaataataatgatgatgctaataataataataaaaactaacAACTATAATCATTTTAATAACAACAATATCATCAATAACTATAATAGTATTAATAACAACTATAATATAATAgtattaataataacaacaataataattgcATTATTGGCAGCATAAGTTAGAGCTTTTTTATCCTTGGAAACTTGAGGTGATTTTGAGACTGGTCCATGTGTCAAACTGGGTTTTCCTGGTCCCGCTGACCCAGTTAGGATTAAAAACCACGTCTGGAAGCTGTCTGAGTCACAAAGCCTCAGGGGTCTGGGATCATTCTGGTTTAGGAATGCTGCTCTCTTCATTCCCAAACAAAACTCGCAGAAATCTGCTGTCTCTGAGTCCCACTCTGATCGGAGAGGATTTGAATTATCTCACTAAAGCCACAAACGTACCAgcaaaaactaaataaactaaAAGTATGTTTGAAGAAGTTAAATGTTGTTTTCCTCCTAAATCAGTAAAAATCCAGAGCAGAAAAACTTTTATGTGAAAAAGAATCAGTTTAAAACCTTTTGGTTTAAACACAAGATAAGCTAAGTTTATCCTCCTGAACCAAACATTTCTGATGGACTCGTCCAGCTGCTCTTTGGTCAGACCTGTTATAGCCGTTACCATGGTTACCCAGTGATTGGATGGAGCCAGAACTTCATAAAGGTAGACGAGTTTTAATGATGTGTTATTAACCTACATGGATGGTTTCTGTCATCAGCATCAAACGTCGAGCTGCTGACTGATGGCCTTTAGCTCTGAcgagctcctcctcctgctgatgGACTCATGAAACAAACTCAAGAATGACCTGTTTGACTCTGATGTTAGTCATGCGTTCACTCTGCCTAACGCCTCagaactgtcatggtctgcgtcctgcatccccctcatgtgttctccagcccactccaggttctcctcatgcGTCTCCTCGTCACTCCCTTGTAGTTCCTCTTGGTTTgttttagtcctcctcacccctctggTCATtagtttatctttgcccttagtcttgaGGTTTAGTTATGTAGTGTATTATAGGTTATCTTCCCTCTGCTTAGTTCTTTCTCCATTTAGTTTACTGATGACACCTGGCTCCCCTCTACACCTCTCTCCTGTCACCTgactgcttccctctgtgtttaaaaaccctgtcttgtccctcagtgtttgctgGTCCATTGTCCTTGTCAGCGTTGTCTACTAGGTTTTCTTTGGCTTTTGTCATTCTTAATAAAGAATGTATActtttacatcctctcctgcctcgtgtcgttctgggtGGCTGTGCAATGGGTCCAACTCCTCCAGCCCACAACGTGACAAGAACGACCTGATAATGTCCCAGTTTCAAACCAGCAACCCTCTGCAAAATATAAATTTATAAAATATTCCTGTttgacaaacagaaatattttatAAATCCAAATAAACTTTCTAAAATGTTTTCAACAACACCAAGATAAAGAAATTTACCAAAAACAGATTAAATCGGACCTAATCTGAACGTTGTTGGTCTAAATAAGTTTCCCAGAAGAATCTGATGTTTTAAAGGGCGTTAAAGTGATaaaggtgtgtgagtgtgtgtcgtaCGTGTCGTACAGCCAGGACAGAGAACGGGAGACGTCCGCATCTGCTTTTATCTTCGTCTGACCCGACCTTCGTTCCGTTCGTTGTAAGCTTTAGCTTCTGTTGTGTAACTGAGCTCCGCGTCAAGTCACGGCGGTTTTCTCAGGAGATCTTCCTCCTGATAAAGTTCTGATCCGGACAGTTTTATAGCTCCACGATAAAATAAGATCATAAAGATAAGACGCTTTAGGAAGCAGTCCAGCAGCTGGGTCAGCTATCGTGTCGTTTTCCAGACCTTGACCTCCTGCAGGAGTTCGTCTATAAAACAGATATGATGATGAAGCCGAGGACGTAAATGGGCTACAGCCTCGCCCTCTCAGACTCGTTAAACAACCAGAGAAGAAAAACATAAATGCTCATCCACTCGAGGAAACGCAGAAACGTGTTTACATTTATTAGACgttaaagaaaacagcagctgttATGATGAGACTGGCTGATCCCTGATCAGCTCTGAGACGTGTTCTTCAGCACGATGCTTCCTGTCACATGAGCGACGAAGCACCTGAGCAGGTGGATCCCCCAATAATTCACAGAGCTGTTTCAGAAAGACAAAACATCAGTGAGATGAAATAAAAAAGATGTAACTGGTGAGTATTCCTGACTGAACAGAAACAGATGAGAGCTGCTCTTGGAGCTCCACACATCTGACTGGGATGTGGTTCCTGGAACTGGGAGATCTGGTGTAGGCTACCTGATGAGAAACGGCTGGGGGAAGCAGCTATTGGTCTGAGTCTGAACCACTTCCTGGAGCTTCAGCAGGTTCGTCAGCAGAGCTCCAGACCCACATTTGTCTATCTTGGTCACCACCATCTGAACAAGAAGACAGGCAGCTCGTTACCGCTCCACCTGCACGTGTAAAAGTCCTCACATCACCAAGACTAAACTCCAGATGACTCGAAGCTCCGTCCACATCAATCTTTTCAGTTTCATCTGTTTTAATCCAAGTCTGTCGTCTAACACACGACGCAGATGGATCCTTGTTTCAGCGCTCCGGTAAACGCAGCATAGTGTTTAATCGCCCGGCAGCATGAATAGTTAACGGGCTTCATCAGTGCGTCGGCAGCTCTAGTTTTTAAATAGCTGAGTGGAAGTGTTCAGCATTAACTCGGCGGGGACTCTTGAGAAGGATGGATGGTAAACGGTTCTTACATAGCGCCTTTGAGCTAcgatgccctggggcgcactgacagaggcgaggctgccgagcagacgccaccggcccctccgaccaccaccagcaggttagaatggtgaagtgtcttgcccaaggacacgtcgactgcgacagactgagtgggactcggggcagcagtagctcaacaggttgagcgggttgtccagtaattggaaggttgcaggtttgatcccggcactAGACAGagcatt contains:
- the slc10a2 gene encoding ileal sodium/bile acid cotransporter, which produces MMFSMMSSLKPALGMLTCDPRATICSGTNCLVPPSDFNAILSLVLSIVLTVMLAMVMFSMGCTVDSKKLWSHIRRPWGIVIGFLCQFGIMPFTAFALSLAFGVLPVQAVVIIIMGCCPGGSGSNIICYWLDGDMDLSISMTACSSILALGMMPLCLFIYTSVWTSSDTIKVPFDSIGITLAALLIPIAVGMYVKNKWPRVAKKILKVGSIAGFLLIIIIAVVGGVLYQSSWNIAPSLWIIGTIYPFIGFSLGFLLARFVGQPWDRCRTIALETGFQNSQLCSTIVQLSFSPAELEVMFAFPLIYSIFQLAAAVFSVGGFQAYKRFFGKGSADADCEGRTLDSDGRMKEKVYGLENTAVESDETNNNGLKGTFKNIQM